From the Anopheles coustani chromosome X, idAnoCousDA_361_x.2, whole genome shotgun sequence genome, one window contains:
- the LOC131269629 gene encoding neuroglian isoform X1, with protein MWPTNRQTAGLAAGRCLLLPPRHQHLLLAATLVMMLNVLTVHSLIHSPPRIIKQPPPDELLFQVKQQGESDKPFLIECEAEGEPSPKYRWIKNGKKFEWQTYDDRMSQQPGRGTLVITSPRDEDLGQYQCFAENEHGTATSNSVFVRKAELNSFKDATPQTVQADEGKPLKLVCQPPDGWPKPNVYWMILTRDGGIRSINNSRMTLDPEGNLWFSNVTREDESGEFFYACAASSVFRSEYKIGNRVILQVRQTGISASQNRHMPQRQYVTRKNEVALKGKEVELFCIYGGTPLPETVWTKNGKPIIWSDKIQQDNYGKSLKIRRVTSEDAGAYTCEVSNGVGNADSYSINLAVNAVPYFTVEPELRNAAEGESVEFRCEAAGDPSPNIVWIHNGKLIDDSKRNPRRIVSTNRIVFTSLEKSDTGNYGCNATNSLGYVYKDVYLNVMALAPEITEPPKLEATVDQRNVTMTCRVFGAPKPQVRWLRNDRELTGGRYQTMPSGDLFIRDVKFDDAGEYTCQAFSKLGSKTASGQLVVKEHTKINDPPKDYEVEAGTTATFRCNAIADSSLELTIEWLTKGELIDFESQPRFIRTSDNSLMITKTIELDTGTYTCLAKTELDEVMANATLTVMDRPNPPTLTRVDCRGKVAKVEWVSNGDNRSPILNFIIEYNTSFTPDTWSVSASDVPGTDLAYVVETTPWNNYTFRVIAVNKVGRSLPSGHSEVCTTPTSVPYKNPDNLEAEGTEPNNLVIKWNPMAQVDHNAPGFHYRVYWRRDIPGASWTSADVNDWRQSSYTVEGLPTFTRYHIKVVALNERGESNSGPWEKFVYSGEDKPTDAPTNFTLIQVTGPTAAYLSWNPVSPESLRGHFKGYKIQTWTESGGEANMREVLITNDAKQALVTDFVPDSLNYARILAYNGRYNGPASTTLSFDTPEGVPNTIQSLEAYPLGSAAFLLRWQPPLQPNGRLTGYKIYYEEVKGTTVGPRMEREPHITDPLVQEAKLGSLKPNSKYRIHVVATTKAGEGMDLHIERATSSGVGMPPDVPNFNWANLPSENGLANIKVIWQPALGGKPGSHFFVKYRIKDESNWQTTDPELYENFLVVHGINPNHLYEFRVVSVDGEHQTESATQEVDTYGIQSSVKVPGDNIATAGWFIGMMLAIAFLILVLIIICIVKRNRGGKYDVHDRELANGRNDYTEEGGFPEYSQPLDNKSQGRQSLNSQKVGPESDTDSMAEYGEGDTEGMNEDGSFIGQYGRKGKNADSNSQAFATLV; from the exons GTATCGCTGGATTAAAAACGGCAAGAAGTTCGAATGGCAGACGTACGACGACCGGATGTCGCAGCAACCGGGACGCGGTACGCTGGTCATCACGTCACCGCGCGACGAGGACCTCGGCCAGTATCAGTGCTTCGCCGAGAACGAGCACGGTACCGCCACCTCCAACTCGGTGTTCGTGCGCAAGGCGGAGCTGAACTCGTTCAAGGACGCGACGCCGCAGACGGTGCAGGCGGACGAGGGCAAGCCGCTGAAGCTGGTGTGCCAACCGCCCGACGGCTGGCCGAAGCCGAACGTCTACTGGATGATCCTGACGCGCGACGGTGGCATCCGGAGCATCAACAACTCGCGCATGACGCTCGACCCGGAGGGCAACCTGTGGTTCTCGAACGTAACGCGCGAGGACGAGTCGGGCGAGTTCTTCTACGCGTGCGCCGCCTCGTCGGTGTTCCGCAGCGAGTACAAGATCGGCAACCGGGTGATACTGCAGGTACGCCAGACGGGCATCTCCGCCTCGCAGAACCGCCATATGCCGCAGCGGCAGTACGTGACGCGCAAGAACGAGGTCGCGCTCAAGGGCAAGGAGGTGGAGCTGTTCTGCATCTACGGCGGTACGCCGCTGCCCGAGACGGTGTGGACGAAGAACGGGAAACCGATCATATGGAGCGACAAGATACAGCAGGACAACTACGGCAAGTCGCTCAAGATACGGCGCGTCACGTCGGAGGACGCCGGTGCGTACACGTGCGAGGTGTCGAACGGCGTCGGCAATGCGGACTCGTACTCGATCAACCTGGCGGTGAACGCGGTGCCGTACTTCACCGTCGAGCCGGAGCTGCGGAACGCGGCGGAGGGCGAATCGGTCGAGTTCCGGTGTGAGGCGGCCGGTGATCCGAGCCCGAACATCGTCTGGATCCACAACGGCAAGCTGATCGACGACAGCAAGCGCAACCCGCGGCGCATCGTCAGCACCAACCGGATCGTGTTCACGTCGCTGGAGAAGAGCGACACCGGCAACTACGGCTGTAACGCCACCAACTCGCTCGGCTACGTGTACAAGGACGTGTACCTGAACGTGATGGCGCTCGCGCCCGAAATTACCGAACCGCCGAAGCTCGAAGCGACCGTCGACCAGCGCAACGTGACGATGACGTGCCGCGTGTTCGGTGCACCGAAGCCGCAGGTCCGGTGGCTGCGCAATGATCGCGAGCTTACCGGTGGCCGCTACCAAACCATGCCGAGCGGCGATCTGTTCATCCGGGACGTGAAGTTTGACGACGCCGGCGAGTACACCTGCCAGGCGTTCAGCAAGCTCGGCAGCAAGACGGCGTCGGGCCAGCTGGTCGTGAAGGAGCACACGAAGATCAACGATCCGCCGAAGGACTACGAGGTGGAGGCGGGCACGACCGCCACCTTCCGGTGCAATGCGATCGCCGACTCCTCGCTGGAGCTCACGATCGAGTGGCTGACCAAGGGCGAGCTGATCGACTTCGAAAGCCAGCCGCGCTTCATCCGCACCTCCGACAACTCGCTCATGATTACGAAGACGATCGAGCTGGACACGGGCACCTACACCTGCCTGGCGAAGACGGAGCTGGACGAGGTGATGGCGAACGCGACACTCACCGTGATGGACCGGCCGAACCCGCCGACGCTGACGCGCGTCGACTGCCGCGGCAAGGTGGCCAAGGTCGAGTGGGTATCGAACGGCGACAACCGGTCGCCGATTCTGAACTTCATCATCGAGTACAACACGTCCTTCACGCCCGACACCTGGAGCGTCTCGGCGAGCGACGTGCCCGGCACGGATCTGGCGTACGTGGTCGAAACGACACCGTGGAACAACTACACGTTCCGCGTGATCGCCGTCAACAAGGTCGGACGCTCGCTGCCGTCCGGCCACAGCGAGGTGTGCACGACGCCGACGAGCGTACCGTACAAGAACCCGGACAACCTGGAGGCGGAGGGCACCGAGCCGAACAATCTCGTCATCAAGTGGAACCCGATGGCGCAGGTGGATCACAACGCGCCCGGCTTCCACTACCGCGTCTACTGGAGGCGTGACATCCCGGGCGCTTCCTGGACGTCGGCGGACGTCAACGACTGGCGCCAGTCATCGTACACGGTCGAGGGGCTGCCTACGTTCACCCGCTACCACATCAAGGTGGTAGCCCTCAACGAGCGGGGCGAGTCGAACTCCGGCCCGTGGGAGAAGTTCGTTTACTCGGGCGAGGACAAGCCGACCGACGCGCCGACCAACTTCACGCTGATCCAAGTGACCGGACCGACCGCCGCCTACCTCAGCTGGAACCCGGTCTCGCCGGAGTCGCTCCGCGGCCACTTCAAGGGCTACAAGATCCAGACGTGGACGGAGTCGGGTGGCGAGGCCAACATGCGCGAGGTGCTGATCACCAACGACGCCAAGCAGGCGCTCGTGACCGACTTCGTGCCGGACTCGCTCAACTACGCGCGCATCCTTGCCTACAACGGACGCTACAATGGACCCGCCAGCACCACGCTCTCCTTCGACACGCCCGAGGGTGTGCCGAACACGATCCAGTCGCTCGAGGCGTACCCGCTCGGCTCGGCCGCGTTCCTGCTGCGCTGGCAGCCACCGCTCCAGCCCAACGGCCGCCTCACCGGCTACAAGATCTACTACGAGGAGGTCAAGGGCACCACGGTTGGGCCGCGCATGGAGCGCGAGCCACACATCACCGATCCGCTGGTGCAGGAGGCAAAGCTCGGCAGCCTCAAGCCGAACTCGAAGTATCGCATCCACGTCGTGGCAACGACCAAGGCCGGCGAGGGCATGGA CTTACACATTGAGCGAGCGACATCGTCCGGCGTTGGCATGCCACCGGATGTGCCGAACTTCAACTGGGCCAACCTGCCCTCGGAGAACGGGCTGGCCAACATCAAGGTCATCTGGCAACCGGCCCTCGGCGGCAAGCCTGGCTCGCACTTCTTCGTCAAGTACCGCATCAAGGACGAGTCGAACTGGCAGACGACCGATCCGGAGCTGTACGAGAACTTTCTAGTCGTGCACGGCATCAACCCGAACCATCTGTACGAGTTCCGGGTCGTCTCGGTCGATGGCGAGCATCAGACCGAGTCTGCCACGCAGGAGGTCGATACCTACGGAATAC agaGCTCTGTTAAGGTGCCGGGAGATAATATTGCCACCGCCGGCTGGTTTATAGGTATGATGCTGGCGATAGCGTTCCTCATTCTGGTGCTGATCATCATCTGCATCGTGAAGCGTAACCGTGGCGGAAAGTACGACGTACACGACCGCGAGCTGGCCAACGGACGGAACGACTACACCGAGGAGGGTGGCTTCCCGGAGTACTCGCAACC TTTGGACAATAAAAGCCAGGGCCGACAATCGCTGAACTCGCAAAAAGTAGGACCGGAAAGTGATACAGATTCCATGGCGGAATACGGTGAAGGTGATACAG AAGGTATGAATGAAGACGGTTCATTCATTGGACAGTACGGCCGGAAGGGCAAAAATGCGGACAGCAATTCGCAGGCGTTCGCGACCTTAGTTTAG
- the LOC131269629 gene encoding neuroglian isoform X3, with translation MWPTNRQTAGLAAGRCLLLPPRHQHLLLAATLVMMLNVLTVHSLIHSPPRIIKQPPPDELLFQVKQQGESDKPFLIECEAEGEPSPKYRWIKNGKKFEWQTYDDRMSQQPGRGTLVITSPRDEDLGQYQCFAENEHGTATSNSVFVRKAELNSFKDATPQTVQADEGKPLKLVCQPPDGWPKPNVYWMILTRDGGIRSINNSRMTLDPEGNLWFSNVTREDESGEFFYACAASSVFRSEYKIGNRVILQVRQTGISASQNRHMPQRQYVTRKNEVALKGKEVELFCIYGGTPLPETVWTKNGKPIIWSDKIQQDNYGKSLKIRRVTSEDAGAYTCEVSNGVGNADSYSINLAVNAVPYFTVEPELRNAAEGESVEFRCEAAGDPSPNIVWIHNGKLIDDSKRNPRRIVSTNRIVFTSLEKSDTGNYGCNATNSLGYVYKDVYLNVMALAPEITEPPKLEATVDQRNVTMTCRVFGAPKPQVRWLRNDRELTGGRYQTMPSGDLFIRDVKFDDAGEYTCQAFSKLGSKTASGQLVVKEHTKINDPPKDYEVEAGTTATFRCNAIADSSLELTIEWLTKGELIDFESQPRFIRTSDNSLMITKTIELDTGTYTCLAKTELDEVMANATLTVMDRPNPPTLTRVDCRGKVAKVEWVSNGDNRSPILNFIIEYNTSFTPDTWSVSASDVPGTDLAYVVETTPWNNYTFRVIAVNKVGRSLPSGHSEVCTTPTSVPYKNPDNLEAEGTEPNNLVIKWNPMAQVDHNAPGFHYRVYWRRDIPGASWTSADVNDWRQSSYTVEGLPTFTRYHIKVVALNERGESNSGPWEKFVYSGEDKPTDAPTNFTLIQVTGPTAAYLSWNPVSPESLRGHFKGYKIQTWTESGGEANMREVLITNDAKQALVTDFVPDSLNYARILAYNGRYNGPASTTLSFDTPEGVPNTIQSLEAYPLGSAAFLLRWQPPLQPNGRLTGYKIYYEEVKGTTVGPRMEREPHITDPLVQEAKLGSLKPNSKYRIHVVATTKAGEGMDLHIERATSSGVGMPPDVPNFNWANLPSENGLANIKVIWQPALGGKPGSHFFVKYRIKDESNWQTTDPELYENFLVVHGINPNHLYEFRVVSVDGEHQTESATQEVDTYGIQSSVKVPGDNIATAGWFIGMMLAIAFLILVLIIICIVKRNRGGKYDVHDRELANGRNDYTEEGGFPEYSQPRYE, from the exons GTATCGCTGGATTAAAAACGGCAAGAAGTTCGAATGGCAGACGTACGACGACCGGATGTCGCAGCAACCGGGACGCGGTACGCTGGTCATCACGTCACCGCGCGACGAGGACCTCGGCCAGTATCAGTGCTTCGCCGAGAACGAGCACGGTACCGCCACCTCCAACTCGGTGTTCGTGCGCAAGGCGGAGCTGAACTCGTTCAAGGACGCGACGCCGCAGACGGTGCAGGCGGACGAGGGCAAGCCGCTGAAGCTGGTGTGCCAACCGCCCGACGGCTGGCCGAAGCCGAACGTCTACTGGATGATCCTGACGCGCGACGGTGGCATCCGGAGCATCAACAACTCGCGCATGACGCTCGACCCGGAGGGCAACCTGTGGTTCTCGAACGTAACGCGCGAGGACGAGTCGGGCGAGTTCTTCTACGCGTGCGCCGCCTCGTCGGTGTTCCGCAGCGAGTACAAGATCGGCAACCGGGTGATACTGCAGGTACGCCAGACGGGCATCTCCGCCTCGCAGAACCGCCATATGCCGCAGCGGCAGTACGTGACGCGCAAGAACGAGGTCGCGCTCAAGGGCAAGGAGGTGGAGCTGTTCTGCATCTACGGCGGTACGCCGCTGCCCGAGACGGTGTGGACGAAGAACGGGAAACCGATCATATGGAGCGACAAGATACAGCAGGACAACTACGGCAAGTCGCTCAAGATACGGCGCGTCACGTCGGAGGACGCCGGTGCGTACACGTGCGAGGTGTCGAACGGCGTCGGCAATGCGGACTCGTACTCGATCAACCTGGCGGTGAACGCGGTGCCGTACTTCACCGTCGAGCCGGAGCTGCGGAACGCGGCGGAGGGCGAATCGGTCGAGTTCCGGTGTGAGGCGGCCGGTGATCCGAGCCCGAACATCGTCTGGATCCACAACGGCAAGCTGATCGACGACAGCAAGCGCAACCCGCGGCGCATCGTCAGCACCAACCGGATCGTGTTCACGTCGCTGGAGAAGAGCGACACCGGCAACTACGGCTGTAACGCCACCAACTCGCTCGGCTACGTGTACAAGGACGTGTACCTGAACGTGATGGCGCTCGCGCCCGAAATTACCGAACCGCCGAAGCTCGAAGCGACCGTCGACCAGCGCAACGTGACGATGACGTGCCGCGTGTTCGGTGCACCGAAGCCGCAGGTCCGGTGGCTGCGCAATGATCGCGAGCTTACCGGTGGCCGCTACCAAACCATGCCGAGCGGCGATCTGTTCATCCGGGACGTGAAGTTTGACGACGCCGGCGAGTACACCTGCCAGGCGTTCAGCAAGCTCGGCAGCAAGACGGCGTCGGGCCAGCTGGTCGTGAAGGAGCACACGAAGATCAACGATCCGCCGAAGGACTACGAGGTGGAGGCGGGCACGACCGCCACCTTCCGGTGCAATGCGATCGCCGACTCCTCGCTGGAGCTCACGATCGAGTGGCTGACCAAGGGCGAGCTGATCGACTTCGAAAGCCAGCCGCGCTTCATCCGCACCTCCGACAACTCGCTCATGATTACGAAGACGATCGAGCTGGACACGGGCACCTACACCTGCCTGGCGAAGACGGAGCTGGACGAGGTGATGGCGAACGCGACACTCACCGTGATGGACCGGCCGAACCCGCCGACGCTGACGCGCGTCGACTGCCGCGGCAAGGTGGCCAAGGTCGAGTGGGTATCGAACGGCGACAACCGGTCGCCGATTCTGAACTTCATCATCGAGTACAACACGTCCTTCACGCCCGACACCTGGAGCGTCTCGGCGAGCGACGTGCCCGGCACGGATCTGGCGTACGTGGTCGAAACGACACCGTGGAACAACTACACGTTCCGCGTGATCGCCGTCAACAAGGTCGGACGCTCGCTGCCGTCCGGCCACAGCGAGGTGTGCACGACGCCGACGAGCGTACCGTACAAGAACCCGGACAACCTGGAGGCGGAGGGCACCGAGCCGAACAATCTCGTCATCAAGTGGAACCCGATGGCGCAGGTGGATCACAACGCGCCCGGCTTCCACTACCGCGTCTACTGGAGGCGTGACATCCCGGGCGCTTCCTGGACGTCGGCGGACGTCAACGACTGGCGCCAGTCATCGTACACGGTCGAGGGGCTGCCTACGTTCACCCGCTACCACATCAAGGTGGTAGCCCTCAACGAGCGGGGCGAGTCGAACTCCGGCCCGTGGGAGAAGTTCGTTTACTCGGGCGAGGACAAGCCGACCGACGCGCCGACCAACTTCACGCTGATCCAAGTGACCGGACCGACCGCCGCCTACCTCAGCTGGAACCCGGTCTCGCCGGAGTCGCTCCGCGGCCACTTCAAGGGCTACAAGATCCAGACGTGGACGGAGTCGGGTGGCGAGGCCAACATGCGCGAGGTGCTGATCACCAACGACGCCAAGCAGGCGCTCGTGACCGACTTCGTGCCGGACTCGCTCAACTACGCGCGCATCCTTGCCTACAACGGACGCTACAATGGACCCGCCAGCACCACGCTCTCCTTCGACACGCCCGAGGGTGTGCCGAACACGATCCAGTCGCTCGAGGCGTACCCGCTCGGCTCGGCCGCGTTCCTGCTGCGCTGGCAGCCACCGCTCCAGCCCAACGGCCGCCTCACCGGCTACAAGATCTACTACGAGGAGGTCAAGGGCACCACGGTTGGGCCGCGCATGGAGCGCGAGCCACACATCACCGATCCGCTGGTGCAGGAGGCAAAGCTCGGCAGCCTCAAGCCGAACTCGAAGTATCGCATCCACGTCGTGGCAACGACCAAGGCCGGCGAGGGCATGGA CTTACACATTGAGCGAGCGACATCGTCCGGCGTTGGCATGCCACCGGATGTGCCGAACTTCAACTGGGCCAACCTGCCCTCGGAGAACGGGCTGGCCAACATCAAGGTCATCTGGCAACCGGCCCTCGGCGGCAAGCCTGGCTCGCACTTCTTCGTCAAGTACCGCATCAAGGACGAGTCGAACTGGCAGACGACCGATCCGGAGCTGTACGAGAACTTTCTAGTCGTGCACGGCATCAACCCGAACCATCTGTACGAGTTCCGGGTCGTCTCGGTCGATGGCGAGCATCAGACCGAGTCTGCCACGCAGGAGGTCGATACCTACGGAATAC agaGCTCTGTTAAGGTGCCGGGAGATAATATTGCCACCGCCGGCTGGTTTATAGGTATGATGCTGGCGATAGCGTTCCTCATTCTGGTGCTGATCATCATCTGCATCGTGAAGCGTAACCGTGGCGGAAAGTACGACGTACACGACCGCGAGCTGGCCAACGGACGGAACGACTACACCGAGGAGGGTGGCTTCCCGGAGTACTCGCAACC AAGGTATGAATGA
- the LOC131269629 gene encoding neuroglian isoform X2, whose protein sequence is MWPTNRQTAGLAAGRCLLLPPRHQHLLLAATLVMMLNVLTVHSLIHSPPRIIKQPPPDELLFQVKQQGESDKPFLIECEAEGEPSPKYRWIKNGKKFEWQTYDDRMSQQPGRGTLVITSPRDEDLGQYQCFAENEHGTATSNSVFVRKAELNSFKDATPQTVQADEGKPLKLVCQPPDGWPKPNVYWMILTRDGGIRSINNSRMTLDPEGNLWFSNVTREDESGEFFYACAASSVFRSEYKIGNRVILQVRQTGISASQNRHMPQRQYVTRKNEVALKGKEVELFCIYGGTPLPETVWTKNGKPIIWSDKIQQDNYGKSLKIRRVTSEDAGAYTCEVSNGVGNADSYSINLAVNAVPYFTVEPELRNAAEGESVEFRCEAAGDPSPNIVWIHNGKLIDDSKRNPRRIVSTNRIVFTSLEKSDTGNYGCNATNSLGYVYKDVYLNVMALAPEITEPPKLEATVDQRNVTMTCRVFGAPKPQVRWLRNDRELTGGRYQTMPSGDLFIRDVKFDDAGEYTCQAFSKLGSKTASGQLVVKEHTKINDPPKDYEVEAGTTATFRCNAIADSSLELTIEWLTKGELIDFESQPRFIRTSDNSLMITKTIELDTGTYTCLAKTELDEVMANATLTVMDRPNPPTLTRVDCRGKVAKVEWVSNGDNRSPILNFIIEYNTSFTPDTWSVSASDVPGTDLAYVVETTPWNNYTFRVIAVNKVGRSLPSGHSEVCTTPTSVPYKNPDNLEAEGTEPNNLVIKWNPMAQVDHNAPGFHYRVYWRRDIPGASWTSADVNDWRQSSYTVEGLPTFTRYHIKVVALNERGESNSGPWEKFVYSGEDKPTDAPTNFTLIQVTGPTAAYLSWNPVSPESLRGHFKGYKIQTWTESGGEANMREVLITNDAKQALVTDFVPDSLNYARILAYNGRYNGPASTTLSFDTPEGVPNTIQSLEAYPLGSAAFLLRWQPPLQPNGRLTGYKIYYEEVKGTTVGPRMEREPHITDPLVQEAKLGSLKPNSKYRIHVVATTKAGEGMDLHIERATSSGVGMPPDVPNFNWANLPSENGLANIKVIWQPALGGKPGSHFFVKYRIKDESNWQTTDPELYENFLVVHGINPNHLYEFRVVSVDGEHQTESATQEVDTYGIQSSVKVPGDNIATAGWFIGMMLAIAFLILVLIIICIVKRNRGGKYDVHDRELANGRNDYTEEGGFPEYSQPLDNKSQGRQSLNSQKVGPESDTDSMAEYGEGDTGMNEDGSFIGQYGRKGKNADSNSQAFATLV, encoded by the exons GTATCGCTGGATTAAAAACGGCAAGAAGTTCGAATGGCAGACGTACGACGACCGGATGTCGCAGCAACCGGGACGCGGTACGCTGGTCATCACGTCACCGCGCGACGAGGACCTCGGCCAGTATCAGTGCTTCGCCGAGAACGAGCACGGTACCGCCACCTCCAACTCGGTGTTCGTGCGCAAGGCGGAGCTGAACTCGTTCAAGGACGCGACGCCGCAGACGGTGCAGGCGGACGAGGGCAAGCCGCTGAAGCTGGTGTGCCAACCGCCCGACGGCTGGCCGAAGCCGAACGTCTACTGGATGATCCTGACGCGCGACGGTGGCATCCGGAGCATCAACAACTCGCGCATGACGCTCGACCCGGAGGGCAACCTGTGGTTCTCGAACGTAACGCGCGAGGACGAGTCGGGCGAGTTCTTCTACGCGTGCGCCGCCTCGTCGGTGTTCCGCAGCGAGTACAAGATCGGCAACCGGGTGATACTGCAGGTACGCCAGACGGGCATCTCCGCCTCGCAGAACCGCCATATGCCGCAGCGGCAGTACGTGACGCGCAAGAACGAGGTCGCGCTCAAGGGCAAGGAGGTGGAGCTGTTCTGCATCTACGGCGGTACGCCGCTGCCCGAGACGGTGTGGACGAAGAACGGGAAACCGATCATATGGAGCGACAAGATACAGCAGGACAACTACGGCAAGTCGCTCAAGATACGGCGCGTCACGTCGGAGGACGCCGGTGCGTACACGTGCGAGGTGTCGAACGGCGTCGGCAATGCGGACTCGTACTCGATCAACCTGGCGGTGAACGCGGTGCCGTACTTCACCGTCGAGCCGGAGCTGCGGAACGCGGCGGAGGGCGAATCGGTCGAGTTCCGGTGTGAGGCGGCCGGTGATCCGAGCCCGAACATCGTCTGGATCCACAACGGCAAGCTGATCGACGACAGCAAGCGCAACCCGCGGCGCATCGTCAGCACCAACCGGATCGTGTTCACGTCGCTGGAGAAGAGCGACACCGGCAACTACGGCTGTAACGCCACCAACTCGCTCGGCTACGTGTACAAGGACGTGTACCTGAACGTGATGGCGCTCGCGCCCGAAATTACCGAACCGCCGAAGCTCGAAGCGACCGTCGACCAGCGCAACGTGACGATGACGTGCCGCGTGTTCGGTGCACCGAAGCCGCAGGTCCGGTGGCTGCGCAATGATCGCGAGCTTACCGGTGGCCGCTACCAAACCATGCCGAGCGGCGATCTGTTCATCCGGGACGTGAAGTTTGACGACGCCGGCGAGTACACCTGCCAGGCGTTCAGCAAGCTCGGCAGCAAGACGGCGTCGGGCCAGCTGGTCGTGAAGGAGCACACGAAGATCAACGATCCGCCGAAGGACTACGAGGTGGAGGCGGGCACGACCGCCACCTTCCGGTGCAATGCGATCGCCGACTCCTCGCTGGAGCTCACGATCGAGTGGCTGACCAAGGGCGAGCTGATCGACTTCGAAAGCCAGCCGCGCTTCATCCGCACCTCCGACAACTCGCTCATGATTACGAAGACGATCGAGCTGGACACGGGCACCTACACCTGCCTGGCGAAGACGGAGCTGGACGAGGTGATGGCGAACGCGACACTCACCGTGATGGACCGGCCGAACCCGCCGACGCTGACGCGCGTCGACTGCCGCGGCAAGGTGGCCAAGGTCGAGTGGGTATCGAACGGCGACAACCGGTCGCCGATTCTGAACTTCATCATCGAGTACAACACGTCCTTCACGCCCGACACCTGGAGCGTCTCGGCGAGCGACGTGCCCGGCACGGATCTGGCGTACGTGGTCGAAACGACACCGTGGAACAACTACACGTTCCGCGTGATCGCCGTCAACAAGGTCGGACGCTCGCTGCCGTCCGGCCACAGCGAGGTGTGCACGACGCCGACGAGCGTACCGTACAAGAACCCGGACAACCTGGAGGCGGAGGGCACCGAGCCGAACAATCTCGTCATCAAGTGGAACCCGATGGCGCAGGTGGATCACAACGCGCCCGGCTTCCACTACCGCGTCTACTGGAGGCGTGACATCCCGGGCGCTTCCTGGACGTCGGCGGACGTCAACGACTGGCGCCAGTCATCGTACACGGTCGAGGGGCTGCCTACGTTCACCCGCTACCACATCAAGGTGGTAGCCCTCAACGAGCGGGGCGAGTCGAACTCCGGCCCGTGGGAGAAGTTCGTTTACTCGGGCGAGGACAAGCCGACCGACGCGCCGACCAACTTCACGCTGATCCAAGTGACCGGACCGACCGCCGCCTACCTCAGCTGGAACCCGGTCTCGCCGGAGTCGCTCCGCGGCCACTTCAAGGGCTACAAGATCCAGACGTGGACGGAGTCGGGTGGCGAGGCCAACATGCGCGAGGTGCTGATCACCAACGACGCCAAGCAGGCGCTCGTGACCGACTTCGTGCCGGACTCGCTCAACTACGCGCGCATCCTTGCCTACAACGGACGCTACAATGGACCCGCCAGCACCACGCTCTCCTTCGACACGCCCGAGGGTGTGCCGAACACGATCCAGTCGCTCGAGGCGTACCCGCTCGGCTCGGCCGCGTTCCTGCTGCGCTGGCAGCCACCGCTCCAGCCCAACGGCCGCCTCACCGGCTACAAGATCTACTACGAGGAGGTCAAGGGCACCACGGTTGGGCCGCGCATGGAGCGCGAGCCACACATCACCGATCCGCTGGTGCAGGAGGCAAAGCTCGGCAGCCTCAAGCCGAACTCGAAGTATCGCATCCACGTCGTGGCAACGACCAAGGCCGGCGAGGGCATGGA CTTACACATTGAGCGAGCGACATCGTCCGGCGTTGGCATGCCACCGGATGTGCCGAACTTCAACTGGGCCAACCTGCCCTCGGAGAACGGGCTGGCCAACATCAAGGTCATCTGGCAACCGGCCCTCGGCGGCAAGCCTGGCTCGCACTTCTTCGTCAAGTACCGCATCAAGGACGAGTCGAACTGGCAGACGACCGATCCGGAGCTGTACGAGAACTTTCTAGTCGTGCACGGCATCAACCCGAACCATCTGTACGAGTTCCGGGTCGTCTCGGTCGATGGCGAGCATCAGACCGAGTCTGCCACGCAGGAGGTCGATACCTACGGAATAC agaGCTCTGTTAAGGTGCCGGGAGATAATATTGCCACCGCCGGCTGGTTTATAGGTATGATGCTGGCGATAGCGTTCCTCATTCTGGTGCTGATCATCATCTGCATCGTGAAGCGTAACCGTGGCGGAAAGTACGACGTACACGACCGCGAGCTGGCCAACGGACGGAACGACTACACCGAGGAGGGTGGCTTCCCGGAGTACTCGCAACC TTTGGACAATAAAAGCCAGGGCCGACAATCGCTGAACTCGCAAAAAGTAGGACCGGAAAGTGATACAGATTCCATGGCGGAATACGGTGAAGGTGATACAG GTATGAATGAAGACGGTTCATTCATTGGACAGTACGGCCGGAAGGGCAAAAATGCGGACAGCAATTCGCAGGCGTTCGCGACCTTAGTTTAG